A stretch of DNA from Kangiella sediminilitoris:
GTTGGGCCGATTATTGTATTTCTGGTTTTAATTGTGTTTTTCTGGGTCGCCCTGAAGAATGATCCGAAAAAACTGAACTCAAACCTGATTGACAAACAGGTACCTGCTTTTGAGCTTCCAGCATTACAAAATCCTGAGCAGCTTTTCACTGAGGAAAGCTTACCCAAAGAGTTATTTCTAATGAACATCTGGGGCTCCTGGTGTGGTCCCTGTCATATTGAACACCCCTACTTGATGAAGTATTCGGGTAAGTATGAAATTCCTATTGTCGGAGTAAACTATAAAGATGAGACAATAGACGGTTTAACCTTTATAAAGGAAAAGGGTAATCCGTACCACATGATCATCGCTGATCAGCAAGGGACTTTAGGGATTGATCTCGGTGTCTACGGCGCACCAGAAACATTCATTGTGGACAAGAATGGAACTATTCGCTTTCGTTATGTGGGGGTGATTGATGACCGCGTATGGAGCACAAAGTTACTACCCATTATGGAGCAAATTAAAGGTTCGGAGATTAAGCCGGTAACAGTAGAGTCTAAGGGGCAATAATGAAAAATATATTCAGTATCTTAATGTTTCTTATGAGCGCGCAAGTTTTAGCCGTCATTGAAACCTATGAATTTGAAACCCAGGCGCAGGAACAGTTATATACTGAAATTATCCATGAGTTACGTTGCCCAAAGTGTCAGAACCAGACAATAGCTGAGTCCAATGCAGGACTATCTGAAGACCTGCGATTCATTGTTTACCAGAAAGTTATGGATGGTGAATCGAAGAGAAGTATCCTAAGGTATATGCAGGAACGCTATGGTGACTTTGTTCTATATGACCCACCAGTAAAACCTGCAAACTATTTTTTATGGTTCGCCCCTTTAATTGTCTTCGTCATTATTTTGGTTATTGTTTTGGCCAAAGTTGGTCGTCGAAAAGTAACTCCTGAGGAATAAATACTGATGATAGTGTGGTTGGCTTTAGTTTTATTAGTATTGGTCTGGGCGGCATGGCTGTTCAGTGATATCTTCAGTGGTCAAAAGCGAATTTTGATCTACCTTTCAATGCTATTATTGGCTACAGCTGCTTCGTTGGTCAGTTATAAATATATTGGCGCACATAAAGAGCTGAAAGCTACCGCACAGCTTCATGAAGATCTCAAAGGGCTAAGTCTGAAAGAACTTGCAGACAAAGCAGAACAAAAAGATATTTCTATTCAAGACTTATTGGCTGAGCTGAGGCTGAGGGCCGAAGCTGATCCACGAAATTTTGACAAGTGGAAGGAAATGGGAAACATTTTCCTTCGCTTTGGTGAGATAGCTCTTTCCGAGCAAGCATTTACACGGGCCATCGATATTAAACCTGAGCCCGCAGTGCGTCTTGAGTTTGCACGAAACTTTATTGACCAGGGTAGTAATGAAGCCTATGAGTTTGCAGAAAGACATATCAATATGGTTTTGATTAATAGCCCCAACCATGAAGGAGCGCTAATGTGGCAGGGTGTTAATCACTTTAAACAGGGAGAGTTTGAACAGGCCATACCTTACTGGGAGAGGATTCTTGGAATGAAAGAGCCAGGCAGTAAGGGAGCTGAATTAATTCAACAGCAAATAAATCTGGCGAAAAGACAGTTAAAACTGGCACAGATGAATTTTGTAGGTGTGATCGTTGATAATGTTGATGAGTTACTGCTGACTCGTTATAAAAAAGCATTTGTTCTAATCCGTAATGAAGCTGGCGGCCCTCCAATTGCAGTAAAGCCTTTGCAACTTTCCTCACTGAATCAGCCCTTACGGTTATCTCCAGGGGATGTCATGTTACCGGACGTTAATCTATGGGACGCAGAAAACGTCTACATAGAAGTGAGACTCTCACAGAGCGGTATGGCTAAGCCTGAAGCCGGTGATCGATATGGTAGAACTCCTGTCTTAAACAAGCTGACACCTAGTAAAACGTTTCACATAGAAATCACAGAAGTTGTGGAATAGTCTTTCCAGACTCTAAATTACGTGACATTATTCTCAAAAAGTCACAAATTTGAACTGTTTTTTGAAATTTTGTAACAAATTCGGTTATGTTGGGTCTAAGTCTCTGAATAATTTAACTAAACAGTGTAATAGGAGAAAGTCTATGTTGAACAAAGATAAAGTAAAGTTAGCCGCAATCGTAAGTGCATCAATCGCAGCTTCAGCTGCTGGTGGCGCTGCAGTAGCTAGTGACAATCCTTTCGAATTAAATGATCTTCAAGCTGGATATGAGCTTGCTAAATTTGACGGCCATGGTGAAGGTAAGTGTGGCGAAGGCAAATGCGGCGAAGAAGGCAAAGCCGAAAAAGAAGGCAAGTGCGGTGAAGGCAAGTGCGGCGAAGAAGGTAAAGCCAAAGAAGGTAAATGTGGCGAAGGCAAGTGCGGCGAAGGCAAGTGCGGCGAAGAAGGTAAAGCCAAAGAAGGTAAATGTGGTGAAGGTAAATGCGGCGAAGGTAAAGCTGAAAAAGAAGGTAAATGCGGCGAAGCTTAATCATCACCATTCGTTATGTAAGGCAGTAGCATAGCTGCTGCCTTATCTTCTTTAGCTTTTCTACTCTAATTTTCAACAAAACAGGTGGTATTTTGTATCCAGTAAGTGGCACAGGATTAGGTCTAAGACGTGATTTCATGAAAGAGTTTGATGCATTAAAAAGCTCAAACGTTGATTTTATGGAAGTGGCGCCTGAGAATTGGCTACCTTTTGGCGGGAATCTAGAGCAGGTGTTTGGCGAGTATGCTGAACATTTTCCTTTCGTAATTCACGGTTTATCCTTATCAATCGGTGGTCCTTCACCTCTTGATACGGCGTTTGTTAAAGACGTCGCTAAGTTTATTAAACGCTACAATATACGTTGCTACAGCGAGCACTTGAGTTACTGTAGTGATGACGGTCATATGTATGACTTAATGCCGATTCCTTTCACGGAGGAGGCTGTACATTATGTTGCCGATAGAATTAAGCAGGTGCAGGATATCATTGGTCAGAGACTGGCTATGGAAAACGTATCCTACTATGCTGCACCTGGACAAGAAATGTCGGAGCTCGAGTTCTTTAGAGCTGTGCTAGAAGAAGCTGACTGCGACATGTTGCTCGATATTAATAATATTTACGTTAACAGTATTAATCACCGCTACGATCCCGAAGAGTTTTTATTGGCCTTGCCCAAAGATAGGATCGCTTATGCTCATATAGCAGGGCACTACGACGAGGCTGACGACTTGAAGGTTGACACTCATGGTGACAATGTGAAGCCTGACGTCTGGGCTTTATTGGAAACTGCGTACCAGCACTTTGGGGTATTCCCAACGCTGCTTGAGCGAGATTTTAATATCCCTCCAATGGCCGAATTATTGCTGGAAGTCGATCATATTAAAAAGCTTCAGGATAAATACAGCTCAGACTTAACCACTGGTAGTGCTATTGCCTAGGGAGAATAGAGACGTGACTGAGCCACTCCCTAAGTTTCAGAAAATTCAGTACGAATTTTCTAAAAACCTGAGGAATCCTTCAGAAAACGAGGCGCCGCAGGGTATTGAAGCTAGAAGAATGAAGATATATCAGGATTTGTTTTATAACAATATCCAGAACTTCTGTCGAAACAGCTTCCCAGTGCTTCACTCCATTACGGAGGAGGGGAAATGGCATCGAATGGTTCGCCAGTTTTTCACTGACTACAGAGCGGATTCCCCCTACTTTATCGATATTTCAAAAGAGTTTCTTGATTTCATCACCAACCACCGTGAAGCAGAGAAAGATGACTGGCCCTTCATGCAGGAGCTGGCTCATTGGGAGTGGATGGAAATATATATGGTCTCGGCTAAAGACAATATTCTTTCCGTGCCACATGAGCGTAACGGCGACTTAATGAATGAACCTGTTGTGGTGTCTCCACTGGCTCAAAGTCTGGTCTATGAGTATCCCGTTCATCGCATTGGTAAAAGCTACCTACCGGATGAGGCTCCCGAGCAGCCAACATTTTTACTGATTAGCCGTAATCGAAAGCATGAAGTTGACTTCATGCAGGGAAACCCCATGACCTATCGGCTTCTGGAGATATTCATTGAGCATAAAGAAGGTGGAGAGCAAATTACAGGGGTGCAAGCTCTGAAGCAATTGATAGAAGAGACTCAATTCCCCAATCCTGAACAGTTGCTTAATGGCGGACGTCAAATATTAAATAGTTTGCTGGAACGTGACATCCTGCTGGGAACTGCGTAATTAGTTAGTAACTACCGCCTCTTTTGTGGTTCCGCAATTTTTATCACGGTGCTAAAATCAGCAACCATAAATTGAGCAAACTAAGTCGTTTGAAGGATTGATGTAGAGTTCACTTCTTCTTGGATAAGCTATTTACAGAATTGTATAGACCGCTCGCTTGAGCTGGTCATACTTCTTTTTGTGCTTTATGATTAGCGACATTAACAAAATATAGGTTATTAAGGAATGAGACTTAACCATTTTATAATGATTTTGTCAGTACTCTTGCTGGCGGGCTGTACAACTACTGGTGAAAATCCTAAGGACCCTTACGAGGAACAAAACCGGGCAGTATGGGAATTCAATAGAAGCTTAGATAAAGCAGTCCTAAAGCCTGTTGCGCAGGGGTATCAGTACGTTACACCTGATCCCGTTGAGAAGGGTGTATCCAACTTCTTTGATAACCTCGGTGAGATTTCAAATATCGTCAATTCACTATTCCAGGGCAAGGTTGGTCAGGCAGGGAAGAGTACTGGACGCTTCTTGATTAACAGTACCATTGGCCTGGC
This window harbors:
- a CDS encoding tetratricopeptide repeat protein; this translates as MIVWLALVLLVLVWAAWLFSDIFSGQKRILIYLSMLLLATAASLVSYKYIGAHKELKATAQLHEDLKGLSLKELADKAEQKDISIQDLLAELRLRAEADPRNFDKWKEMGNIFLRFGEIALSEQAFTRAIDIKPEPAVRLEFARNFIDQGSNEAYEFAERHINMVLINSPNHEGALMWQGVNHFKQGEFEQAIPYWERILGMKEPGSKGAELIQQQINLAKRQLKLAQMNFVGVIVDNVDELLLTRYKKAFVLIRNEAGGPPIAVKPLQLSSLNQPLRLSPGDVMLPDVNLWDAENVYIEVRLSQSGMAKPEAGDRYGRTPVLNKLTPSKTFHIEITEVVE
- a CDS encoding HvfC family RiPP maturation protein, with amino-acid sequence MTEPLPKFQKIQYEFSKNLRNPSENEAPQGIEARRMKIYQDLFYNNIQNFCRNSFPVLHSITEEGKWHRMVRQFFTDYRADSPYFIDISKEFLDFITNHREAEKDDWPFMQELAHWEWMEIYMVSAKDNILSVPHERNGDLMNEPVVVSPLAQSLVYEYPVHRIGKSYLPDEAPEQPTFLLISRNRKHEVDFMQGNPMTYRLLEIFIEHKEGGEQITGVQALKQLIEETQFPNPEQLLNGGRQILNSLLERDILLGTA
- a CDS encoding HvfB family MNIO-type RiPP peptide maturase, whose amino-acid sequence is MYPVSGTGLGLRRDFMKEFDALKSSNVDFMEVAPENWLPFGGNLEQVFGEYAEHFPFVIHGLSLSIGGPSPLDTAFVKDVAKFIKRYNIRCYSEHLSYCSDDGHMYDLMPIPFTEEAVHYVADRIKQVQDIIGQRLAMENVSYYAAPGQEMSELEFFRAVLEEADCDMLLDINNIYVNSINHRYDPEEFLLALPKDRIAYAHIAGHYDEADDLKVDTHGDNVKPDVWALLETAYQHFGVFPTLLERDFNIPPMAELLLEVDHIKKLQDKYSSDLTTGSAIA
- a CDS encoding DsbE family thiol:disulfide interchange protein, which produces MNKKALMAVGPIIVFLVLIVFFWVALKNDPKKLNSNLIDKQVPAFELPALQNPEQLFTEESLPKELFLMNIWGSWCGPCHIEHPYLMKYSGKYEIPIVGVNYKDETIDGLTFIKEKGNPYHMIIADQQGTLGIDLGVYGAPETFIVDKNGTIRFRYVGVIDDRVWSTKLLPIMEQIKGSEIKPVTVESKGQ
- a CDS encoding HvfA family oxazolone/thioamide-modified RiPP metallophore gives rise to the protein MLNKDKVKLAAIVSASIAASAAGGAAVASDNPFELNDLQAGYELAKFDGHGEGKCGEGKCGEEGKAEKEGKCGEGKCGEEGKAKEGKCGEGKCGEGKCGEEGKAKEGKCGEGKCGEGKAEKEGKCGEA
- a CDS encoding cytochrome c-type biogenesis protein encodes the protein MKNIFSILMFLMSAQVLAVIETYEFETQAQEQLYTEIIHELRCPKCQNQTIAESNAGLSEDLRFIVYQKVMDGESKRSILRYMQERYGDFVLYDPPVKPANYFLWFAPLIVFVIILVIVLAKVGRRKVTPEE